Proteins encoded in a region of the Pseudomonas viciae genome:
- the hcnA gene encoding cyanide-forming glycine dehydrogenase subunit HcnA: MMQPPDLLRRKFDIQPLTQADMTVRLDGQAVSAAQGETVLTVIQSLGQRQVARNDHDQISGAYCGMGVCQCCLVKIDGRHKRRACQTLVRPGMQVETRANRITETEAS, encoded by the coding sequence ATGATGCAACCTCCAGACCTTCTACGCCGAAAATTCGATATCCAGCCGCTGACCCAGGCCGACATGACGGTGCGCCTGGACGGGCAGGCTGTCAGCGCCGCCCAGGGTGAGACCGTTCTCACCGTCATCCAGTCCCTGGGCCAACGTCAAGTGGCCCGCAACGATCACGACCAGATCAGCGGCGCTTACTGCGGCATGGGCGTGTGCCAGTGCTGCCTGGTCAAGATCGACGGTCGCCACAAGCGCCGCGCCTGCCAGACCCTGGTACGTCCCGGCATGCAGGTCGAAACCCGGGCCAACCGCATCACCGAGACGGAGGCGTCATGA
- the hcnC gene encoding cyanide-forming glycine dehydrogenase subunit HcnC produces MIKHPDLKDYDVVIAGGGVIGASCAYQLSKRRHLKIALVDAKRPGNATRASAGGLWAIGESVGLGCGVIFFRMMSANRKRQTQGAAVAVDASTPHILPQSFFDFALQSNAMYPQLHRELIDNHGMDFKFEETGLKFVIYDDEDRLYAEHIVACIPHLADQVRWLDQTALREAEPNVSHEARGALEFLCDHQVSPFRLADAYTEGARQNGVDMFFNTNVTEVLRSGSRVTGVKTAEAGTFTCRTLINATGAWAADLSEQATGVRIPVKPVKGQILLTERMPKILNGCLTTSDCYVAQKDNGEILIGSTTEDKGFDVTTTYPEIEGLVQGAVRCIPQLADINLKRTWAGLRPGSPDELPILGPMRGVEGYLNACGHFRTGILTSAITGVLLDKLVNNEPLPLDISPFLADRFEVAPKAVETKEVELA; encoded by the coding sequence ATGATTAAGCATCCAGATCTCAAGGACTACGACGTGGTCATCGCCGGTGGCGGGGTGATCGGGGCCTCCTGTGCCTATCAGCTGTCCAAGCGCAGGCACCTGAAGATCGCCCTGGTCGATGCCAAGCGTCCCGGCAACGCCACCCGTGCCTCGGCCGGCGGCCTGTGGGCCATTGGCGAGTCGGTGGGGCTGGGCTGCGGGGTGATCTTTTTTCGCATGATGTCGGCCAATCGCAAGCGCCAGACCCAGGGTGCCGCCGTGGCGGTGGACGCCAGCACGCCGCACATCCTGCCCCAGTCGTTTTTTGATTTCGCCTTGCAGTCCAACGCGATGTATCCCCAATTGCACCGCGAGTTGATCGACAACCATGGCATGGATTTCAAATTCGAGGAGACCGGGCTCAAGTTCGTGATCTACGACGATGAAGACCGTCTGTACGCCGAGCATATCGTCGCCTGCATTCCCCACCTGGCCGATCAGGTGCGTTGGCTCGACCAGACCGCCCTGCGCGAGGCCGAGCCGAATGTCAGTCATGAGGCCCGTGGCGCGCTGGAGTTCCTGTGTGATCACCAGGTCAGCCCGTTCCGCCTGGCTGACGCCTACACCGAAGGTGCCCGGCAGAACGGTGTCGATATGTTTTTCAACACCAACGTGACGGAAGTCCTGCGCAGTGGTTCGCGGGTCACCGGCGTGAAAACCGCCGAGGCCGGGACTTTCACCTGCCGGACCCTGATCAACGCGACGGGGGCCTGGGCGGCGGACCTGAGCGAGCAAGCCACCGGCGTGCGGATCCCGGTGAAGCCGGTCAAGGGGCAAATCCTGCTGACCGAACGCATGCCGAAAATCCTCAACGGCTGCCTGACCACCAGCGACTGCTACGTGGCGCAGAAAGACAACGGCGAAATCCTGATTGGCAGCACCACGGAAGACAAGGGTTTCGACGTGACCACCACCTACCCCGAGATCGAAGGGCTGGTGCAGGGCGCGGTGCGGTGTATTCCGCAACTGGCCGACATCAACCTGAAACGCACCTGGGCCGGCCTGCGCCCGGGGTCTCCCGATGAATTGCCGATCCTGGGGCCGATGCGTGGCGTGGAAGGCTACCTCAACGCCTGCGGCCATTTCCGCACCGGCATCCTCACTTCGGCCATCACCGGAGTGCTGCTGGACAAACTGGTGAACAACGAACCGTTGCCGCTGGACATCTCGCCATTTCTGGCGGATCGCTTCGAGGTGGCGCCGAAGGCCGTTGAAACAAAGGAAGTGGAGCTGGCTTGA
- a CDS encoding glutathione S-transferase family protein: MKLIGMLDSPYVRRAAISAKCLGVALEHQSVSVFRHFEQFQRINPVVKAPSLVLDDGTVLMDSTLIIDYLEALAAPGKSLMPDDLGQRVRSLRLIGLALAACEKSVQIYYERNLRPTEIQHAPWVERVEGQLAAAYGMLEQELEKQPLSTDGSIDQAGITVAVAWSFTNLVVPDQVQDKAFPLISAFTAYAEGLEVFASTPME, translated from the coding sequence ATGAAACTGATCGGCATGCTGGACTCGCCCTACGTGCGCCGCGCCGCCATTTCCGCCAAATGCCTGGGGGTTGCCCTGGAACACCAATCGGTTTCGGTGTTCAGGCATTTCGAGCAATTCCAGCGCATCAACCCAGTGGTCAAGGCCCCTTCCCTGGTGCTGGACGATGGCACTGTGCTGATGGACTCCACGTTGATCATTGATTATCTCGAGGCCTTGGCCGCACCGGGCAAAAGCCTGATGCCGGATGATCTTGGACAACGAGTACGCTCACTGCGGCTGATCGGGCTGGCCTTGGCGGCGTGCGAAAAATCGGTGCAGATTTACTATGAGCGCAACCTGCGGCCGACGGAGATTCAACATGCGCCGTGGGTTGAACGCGTGGAAGGCCAACTGGCCGCGGCCTATGGAATGCTGGAGCAGGAACTGGAGAAACAGCCGTTGAGCACCGACGGCTCGATTGATCAGGCTGGCATCACTGTGGCAGTGGCGTGGAGTTTCACCAACCTTGTGGTGCCGGACCAGGTGCAGGACAAGGCTTTTCCGTTGATCAGCGCGTTTACGGCTTATGCCGAAGGGTTGGAGGTGTTTGCCAGCACGCCGATGGAATAA
- a CDS encoding MurR/RpiR family transcriptional regulator — translation MTRPDDLPAPSESASEPALSSPPINAERLLQLITDEYESLPRQLKRIASYMSQQSDRIMVDRISDIARECEVHPSAIVRFSQRFGFSGFSEMQALFREAYTHKTTPVQNYQQRIRSMIANKSQKASGGDLARECVNATLSGIERLGLELDDQAFEKAVDLVVNADNIYVVGVRRSFAVADYLVYNLQHTNKRIHLVSGLGGSYREQMRSVRANDLVIAISFTPYGKETQHCLRIAQHHQAKTLIITDSNLSPLAKRANAVLLVNEGSSFAFRSLSATLCLCQALFIAVAYRLELKVDEIHEQVGFED, via the coding sequence ATGACCCGCCCCGATGATCTGCCGGCGCCGTCCGAGAGCGCGTCCGAACCCGCCCTCTCCAGCCCTCCGATCAATGCCGAGCGCCTGCTGCAACTGATTACCGATGAATACGAAAGCCTGCCGCGCCAGCTCAAACGCATCGCCAGCTACATGAGCCAGCAGAGCGACCGGATCATGGTCGATCGCATCAGCGACATCGCCCGGGAATGCGAAGTGCACCCCTCGGCCATCGTCAGGTTCTCGCAACGCTTCGGTTTCAGCGGCTTCAGTGAAATGCAGGCGTTGTTCCGCGAGGCCTACACCCACAAGACCACGCCGGTGCAGAACTACCAGCAGCGCATCCGCAGCATGATCGCCAACAAGTCGCAGAAAGCCAGCGGCGGCGACCTGGCCCGCGAGTGCGTCAACGCCACCCTGTCGGGCATCGAGCGCCTGGGGTTGGAGCTGGATGACCAGGCTTTCGAAAAAGCCGTGGACCTGGTGGTCAACGCCGACAACATCTATGTGGTGGGTGTACGCCGCTCGTTCGCGGTGGCCGATTACCTGGTCTACAACCTGCAACACACCAATAAACGCATTCACCTGGTGTCCGGCCTGGGGGGCAGTTATCGCGAGCAGATGCGTAGTGTGCGGGCCAACGACCTGGTCATTGCCATCAGCTTCACGCCCTACGGCAAGGAAACCCAGCACTGCCTGCGCATCGCCCAGCATCATCAGGCCAAGACACTGATCATCACCGACAGCAACCTGTCGCCCCTGGCCAAGCGCGCCAATGCGGTGCTGCTGGTGAACGAAGGCAGCTCGTTCGCCTTCCGCTCGTTGAGTGCCACGTTGTGCCTGTGCCAGGCCTTGTTCATTGCCGTGGCCTACCGGCTGGAACTCAAGGTCGATGAAATCCATGAACAGGTCGGGTTCGAGGACTGA
- the hcnB gene encoding cyanide-forming glycine dehydrogenase subunit HcnB, protein MSLDPVIVGGGPAGMAAAIELASHGVRSTLLEEAPRLGGVVYRGPLRDGVRVDYLGPRYSEALEKLHGEFQRYAGLIDVRLSSRVIGAEGFRALMLLDVDERLREVVYSHLVLAAGCHERSVPFPGWTLPGVMMLGGLQLQIKSGVVKPPGPVVIAGTGPLLPLVACQLHASGVAVAGVYEACTFGRIAKESLALLNKPQLFLDGLSMLAYLKLNRIPVRYGWGVVQADGEGELSHVTVAPYSSTWEPDLKRAEEVPAQTLAVGYGFIPRTQLSQQMGLEHGFSDDGYLRAVSDAWQQSSEAHIHLAGDMGGIRGGEAAMLSGRIAALSILMQRNVLDVSAALAQRERYQAQLERIVRFRAAVDRYTQRGTGQTALPAADTVICRCEHATRADIDRALEQGVQDMASLKMRTRVSMGDCQGRMCVGYCSDRLREATGRADVGWLRPRFPIDPIPFSAFHDADTEAAQHD, encoded by the coding sequence ATGAGCCTTGATCCGGTGATTGTCGGCGGTGGGCCGGCGGGTATGGCCGCAGCCATTGAGCTGGCCTCCCATGGGGTGCGCAGCACCTTGCTCGAAGAAGCGCCGCGCCTGGGTGGCGTGGTGTATCGCGGACCGTTGCGCGATGGTGTGCGCGTGGATTACCTGGGCCCCCGCTACAGCGAAGCCCTGGAGAAGCTCCACGGTGAATTCCAGCGCTATGCCGGGTTGATCGACGTGCGATTGAGCAGCCGTGTCATTGGCGCCGAAGGCTTCCGGGCGCTGATGCTGCTGGACGTCGACGAGCGCCTGCGCGAGGTTGTCTACTCACATTTGGTCCTGGCGGCCGGTTGTCACGAACGCAGCGTGCCGTTTCCTGGCTGGACCTTGCCGGGGGTGATGATGCTCGGTGGCCTGCAATTGCAGATCAAGAGCGGAGTGGTCAAGCCGCCTGGGCCGGTGGTGATCGCCGGCACCGGCCCGTTGCTGCCGCTGGTGGCTTGCCAACTGCACGCTTCGGGCGTGGCGGTGGCGGGTGTCTATGAGGCCTGCACCTTCGGCAGGATTGCCAAGGAAAGCCTGGCGTTGCTGAACAAGCCGCAGTTGTTCCTCGATGGCCTGAGCATGTTGGCCTATCTCAAGCTCAATCGCATTCCCGTGCGCTATGGCTGGGGCGTGGTCCAGGCGGACGGCGAGGGGGAGTTGAGCCACGTCACCGTCGCGCCGTATTCCAGTACCTGGGAGCCGGACTTGAAACGCGCCGAGGAGGTGCCGGCCCAGACCCTGGCGGTTGGCTACGGGTTTATCCCACGTACTCAGCTGAGCCAGCAGATGGGCCTGGAGCACGGCTTCAGCGATGACGGCTACTTGCGGGCCGTGTCCGATGCCTGGCAACAAAGCAGCGAGGCGCACATTCACCTGGCCGGCGACATGGGCGGGATTCGTGGTGGGGAAGCGGCCATGCTGAGCGGGCGCATCGCAGCGTTGTCGATCCTGATGCAACGCAACGTACTGGATGTGTCCGCCGCCCTGGCGCAGCGCGAGCGGTACCAGGCGCAACTGGAGCGAATCGTTCGCTTTCGCGCCGCTGTGGACCGCTACACCCAGCGTGGCACCGGGCAAACCGCATTGCCGGCTGCCGATACGGTGATTTGCCGCTGCGAGCACGCGACCCGCGCCGACATCGACCGGGCCCTGGAGCAAGGCGTGCAAGACATGGCCAGTCTGAAAATGCGCACCCGCGTCAGCATGGGCGACTGCCAGGGGCGGATGTGCGTCGGCTATTGCAGTGATCGATTGCGCGAAGCCACCGGGCGTGCCGACGTGGGTTGGCTACGACCGCGTTTCCCCATCGATCCGATTCCATTTTCTGCATTCCACGACGCCGACACGGAGGCCGCCCAGCATGATTAA